The following coding sequences lie in one Scatophagus argus isolate fScaArg1 chromosome 9, fScaArg1.pri, whole genome shotgun sequence genomic window:
- the LOC124065411 gene encoding fucolectin-like isoform X1, with protein MQTLIDLCVCMLVCIYICRYKNQGLITCLCFIEMTNVLHRMTIPAVVVALVAVLGQTSGLFDTNIAKDGKVTQSSLYGDGVPERAIDGNRASNWQQGSCTHTQEDENPWWRLDLLKTYKINTVTITNRNDCCHDRINGAEIRIGNSLNDNGNTNPRCAVISSIERGTSKIFVCNGMEGRYVNIVIPGRREYLTLCEVEVTGQTSGNTFPDTNIAKDGKVTQSSLYGDAVPERAIDGNRASN; from the exons ATGCAAACACTGATagatttatgtgtatgtatgcttgtgtgtatatatatatgtaggtATAAAAATCAAGGTTTAATAACATGCTTGTGTTTCATAGAAATGACGAATGTTCTCCACAGGATGACGATtccagctgtggttgttgccTTGGTAGCTGTTCTTGGACAGACGAGTGGCCTTTTTG ATACAAATATTGCAAAAGATGGAAAAGTGACTCAGTCCTCCCTGTATGGAGATGGTGTACCTGAAAGGGCCATTGATGGAAATCGTGCTAGCAATTGGCAACAGGGATcctgcacccacacacaggAAGACGAAAATCCATGGTGGAGACTGGACCTCCTGAAGACgtataaaataaacacagtcacCATCACCAACAGAAACGATTGTTGCCACGACAGGATCAATGGTGCTGAGATTCGCATTGGAAACTCTCTCAATGACAATGGCAACACTAACCCAAG ATGTGCTGTGATTTCGTCTATTGAACGTGGGACCTCCAAAATCTTTGTGTGTAATGGAATGGAAGGCCGTTATGTAAACATTGTGATACCTGGAAGAAGAGAATATTTGACACTGTGTGAGGTGGAGGTCACTGGTCAGACTTCTGGAAACACTTTTCCAG ATACAAATATTGCAAAAGATGGAAAAGTGACTCAGTCCTCCCTGTATGGAGATGCTGTACCTGAAAGGGCCATTGATGGAAATCGTGCTAGCAATTGA
- the LOC124065411 gene encoding fucolectin-like isoform X2 → MTIPAVVVALVAVLGQTSGLFDTNIAKDGKVTQSSLYGDGVPERAIDGNRASNWQQGSCTHTQEDENPWWRLDLLKTYKINTVTITNRNDCCHDRINGAEIRIGNSLNDNGNTNPRCAVISSIERGTSKIFVCNGMEGRYVNIVIPGRREYLTLCEVEVTGQTSGNTFPDTNIAKDGKVTQSSLYGDAVPERAIDGNRASN, encoded by the exons ATGACGATtccagctgtggttgttgccTTGGTAGCTGTTCTTGGACAGACGAGTGGCCTTTTTG ATACAAATATTGCAAAAGATGGAAAAGTGACTCAGTCCTCCCTGTATGGAGATGGTGTACCTGAAAGGGCCATTGATGGAAATCGTGCTAGCAATTGGCAACAGGGATcctgcacccacacacaggAAGACGAAAATCCATGGTGGAGACTGGACCTCCTGAAGACgtataaaataaacacagtcacCATCACCAACAGAAACGATTGTTGCCACGACAGGATCAATGGTGCTGAGATTCGCATTGGAAACTCTCTCAATGACAATGGCAACACTAACCCAAG ATGTGCTGTGATTTCGTCTATTGAACGTGGGACCTCCAAAATCTTTGTGTGTAATGGAATGGAAGGCCGTTATGTAAACATTGTGATACCTGGAAGAAGAGAATATTTGACACTGTGTGAGGTGGAGGTCACTGGTCAGACTTCTGGAAACACTTTTCCAG ATACAAATATTGCAAAAGATGGAAAAGTGACTCAGTCCTCCCTGTATGGAGATGCTGTACCTGAAAGGGCCATTGATGGAAATCGTGCTAGCAATTGA
- the LOC124064227 gene encoding fucolectin-1-like produces RLDLLKTYKINTVTITNRNDCCHDRINGAEIRIGNSLNDNGNTNPRCAVISSVSAGTSKTFVCNQMKGRYINIVIPGRQEYLTLCEVEVMGIDSNDYTDNDCN; encoded by the exons AGACTGGACCTCCTGAAGACgtataaaataaacacagtcacCATCACCAACAGAAACGATTGTTGCCACGACAGGATCAATGGTGCTGAGATTCGCATTGGAAACTCTCTCAATGACAATGGCAACACTAACCCAAG ATGTGCTGTGATCTCATCTGTCTCCGCTGGCACCTCCAAAACCTTTGTGTGCAATCAAATGAAAGGTCGTTACATAAACATTGTGATTCCTGGAAGACAAGAATACCTGACTCTTTGCGAGGTGGAAGTGATGGGAATAGACTCAAATGATTACACTGACAATGACTGCAACTGA